In Rhodamnia argentea isolate NSW1041297 chromosome 4, ASM2092103v1, whole genome shotgun sequence, the following proteins share a genomic window:
- the LOC115746677 gene encoding tubulin--tyrosine ligase-like protein 12 isoform X1, whose translation MSRIETFEDFVKVHGLLLTASGLPRPLHEQLFKKLSTDTFDGGACFQIELCEDGRQRRLVLTSGFMGKESDVFLVDHAWTFRLSDAYKQLQEVPGLAQRMATLMCVDGNLNVDEEAEGGTSIEDTGSMCIEDILERELCKAKENKDTVRWLELDELDIDDDMLLSLDLSAKFPDLLALSLCGNRLESADIIFQEVTKFKHLKALWLNNNPVVEKCDGCLADKILRACPGLEILNSSFTRNFGEWALGFCAEIYGKDNPGQHCGSDHKLHEVASLDISHRGIHNLANKAFSPAAIPSLSHLNLRGNSLRENSASELLEVLKQFPSLNALEVDIPGPLSESAMVILESLPNLSFLNGVSTNKILEAGKHVIDSILEPRLPEWKPGEPLTDRVINAMWQYLMTYRLANEEKIDETPAWYVMDELGSALRHSDEPNFMVAPFLYMPEGNLASAVSYSLLWPIQNVQQGDECTRDYLYGIGEDKQRSARLTAWFHTPENYFIKEYEKHSKELESRSFTPPSVMSSATKSLLEGDRGPLRVYTDIPQVEEFLKRPEFILTSEPKDADIIWTGMQVDEDAKKATGITDDQIINQFPYEACVVMKHHLAETVQKAYGSPDWLQPTYNLEVQLSQLIGDYYIRKRDGLDNLWILKPWNMARTIDTTVTDNISAIIRLVETGPKICQKYIEHPALFQGKKFDLRYIVLVRSVNPLEIFLSDVFWVRLANNPYSLAKNSFFEYETHFTVMNYRGRINHKNTPDFVREFEEEHKVKWLDVHERVRKMIRSVFEAAAFVHPEMHSPMSRAIYGVDVMLDSSFKPKLLEVTYCPDCTRACKYDMVSVFKGEEMRGSDFFNDVFGCLFLSETTHVSPL comes from the exons ATGTCGAGGATTGAGACCTTCGAAGACTTCGTGAAAGTCCATGGCCTGCTGCTGACAGCTTCCGGGTTGCCACGGCCGCTGCACGAGCAGCTTTTCAAGAAGCTGTCGACCGACACCTTCGACGGCGGCGCGTGCTTCCAAATCGAGCTGTGCGAGGATGGGCGTCAAAGGAGGCTCGTCCTCACTTCGGGGTTCATGGGGAAAGAGTCTGACGTCTTCCTTGTCGACCATGCTTGGACTTTCCGGCTCTCCGATGCATACAAGCAG CTTCAGGAAGTTCCGGGGTTGGCTCAGAGGATGGCTACTTTAATGTGTGTCGATGGCAATCTGAATGTAGATGAAGAAGCTGAGGGAGGGACTTCAATAGAGGATACTGGCAGCATGTGCATTGAGGATATACTGGAACGTGAACTGTGTAAAGCAAAAGAGAACAAGGACACTGTCAGATGGTTGGAGCTCGATGAGCTTGATATTGATGATGACATGCTCTTATCTCTCGATCTATCTGCTAAATTTCCG GATTTACTTGCTCTTAGCCTGTGTGGAAACAGGCTCGAGAGTGCAGACATCATTTTTCAGGAAGTTACCAAATTCAAGCATCTAAAAGCTCTGTGGCTGAACAATAATCCAGTCGTAGAGAAGTG TGATGGCTGTCTAGCAGATAAAATTCTTCGGGCTTGTCCTGGGCTTGAAATCCTTAATTCATCCTTTACCCGTAATTTTGGGGAGTGGGCGTTGGGATTTTGTGCAGAAATCTATGGGAAGGATAACCCAGGCCAGCACTGTGGAAGTGACCATAAGTTGCATGAAGTGGCATCTCTTGATATTTCTCACAGAGGCATTCACAATCTTGCTAATAAG GCATTTTCACCTGCTGCGATTCCATCTCTTTCGCATTTGAATCTTCGGGGGAATTCACTTCGAGAGAATTCAGCTAGTGAGTTGTTGGAAGTCCTGAAGCAGTTTCCTTCATTAAATGCTCTTGAG GTGGATATTCCTGGACCTCTCAGTGAAAGTGCAATGGTGATTCTGGAATCACTCCCGAATCTTTCCTTCCTTAATGGTGTTTCTACAAACAAAATACTAGAAGCCGGGAAGCATGTGATTGACTCTATCCTTGAACCACGTCTTCCGGAATGGAAACCAGGAGAGCCCCTCACAGATCGGGTCATCAATGCAATGTGGCAATATTTAATGACTTACAGACTTGCAAATGAGGAAAAGATCGATGAGACTCCTGCATG GTATGTGATGGATGAATTGGGCTCTGCTTTAAGGCACAGCGATGAGCCAAATTTCATGGTGGCCCCATTTCTCTACATGCCAGAGGGAAACCTAGCATCAGCTGTGAG CTATTCTCTCTTATGGCCAATCCAGAATGTTCAGCAAGGTGATGAGTGCACCCGCGATTATCTTTATGGGATTGGAGAGGACAAACAGCGATCCGCCAGACTTACTGCTTGGTTTCATACACCTGAAAATTACTTTATTAAA GAATACGAGAAACACAGTAAGGAATTGGAATCCAGAAGTTTTACTCCCCCATCTGTGATGTCTTCAGCAACTAAAAGCCTGCTTGAAGGTGACAGAGGTCCTTTACGCGTGTACACTGACATACCTCAAGTTGAAGAATTTCTTAAACGGCCTGAGTTCATCCTCA CCTCTGAACCAAAGGACGCAGATATCATCTGGACGGGTATGCAGGTCGATGAGGATGCAAAGAAAGCCACTGGAATAACAGATGATCAAATCATTAATCAGTTCCCTTATGAGGCTTGTGTTGTGATGAAACATCATTTGGCTGAGACAGTTCAAAAG GCATATGGATCTCCTGACTGGCTACAGCCAACTTATAACTTGGAAGTGCAGTTGTCTCAACTTATTGGCGACTACTACATACGTAAAAGAGATGGGCTTGACAATCTTTGGATTTTAAAGCCCTGGAACATGGCACGGACTATTGACACTACTGTCACTGATAACATATCAGCCATAATCCGTCTCGTGGAAACTGGTCCAAAAATATGTCAGAAGTACATCGAGCATCCTGCTTTGTTCCAAGGGAAAAAGTTTGATCTCCGCTATATAGTACTTGTCCGCAGTGTGAACCCCTTGGAGATATTCCTTTCCGATGTATTCTGG GTAAGGTTGGCAAACAACCCATACTCTTTGGCGAAGAACAGCTTTTTTGAGTATGAAACTCACTTCACAGTAATG AATTATCGCGGAAGAATCAATCACAAAAACACGCCTGATTTTGTAAGGGAGTTTGAAGAGGAACATAAAG TCAAGTGGTTGGACGTGCACGAGAGGGTAAGAAAGATGATCAGGTCGGTATTTGAGGCGGCTGCATTTGTGCATCCGGAGATGCATAGTCCAATGTCTAGGGCCATATATGGGGTGGATGTCATGCTTGATAGCTCTTTCAAACCCAAGTTGTTAGAG GTGACCTACTGTCCTGACTGTACAAGAGCATGCAAGTATGATATGGTATCTGTCtttaaaggtgaagaaatgagAGGTTCCGACTTCTTCAATGATGTCTTTGGTTGTCTTTTCTTAAGTGAAACCACTCACGTTAGTCCATTGTGA
- the LOC115746677 gene encoding tubulin--tyrosine ligase-like protein 12 isoform X2 — MSLILMMTCSYLSIYLLNFRLESADIIFQEVTKFKHLKALWLNNNPVVEKCDGCLADKILRACPGLEILNSSFTRNFGEWALGFCAEIYGKDNPGQHCGSDHKLHEVASLDISHRGIHNLANKAFSPAAIPSLSHLNLRGNSLRENSASELLEVLKQFPSLNALEVDIPGPLSESAMVILESLPNLSFLNGVSTNKILEAGKHVIDSILEPRLPEWKPGEPLTDRVINAMWQYLMTYRLANEEKIDETPAWYVMDELGSALRHSDEPNFMVAPFLYMPEGNLASAVSYSLLWPIQNVQQGDECTRDYLYGIGEDKQRSARLTAWFHTPENYFIKEYEKHSKELESRSFTPPSVMSSATKSLLEGDRGPLRVYTDIPQVEEFLKRPEFILTSEPKDADIIWTGMQVDEDAKKATGITDDQIINQFPYEACVVMKHHLAETVQKAYGSPDWLQPTYNLEVQLSQLIGDYYIRKRDGLDNLWILKPWNMARTIDTTVTDNISAIIRLVETGPKICQKYIEHPALFQGKKFDLRYIVLVRSVNPLEIFLSDVFWVRLANNPYSLAKNSFFEYETHFTVMNYRGRINHKNTPDFVREFEEEHKVKWLDVHERVRKMIRSVFEAAAFVHPEMHSPMSRAIYGVDVMLDSSFKPKLLEVTYCPDCTRACKYDMVSVFKGEEMRGSDFFNDVFGCLFLSETTHVSPL; from the exons ATGAGCTTGATATTGATGATGACATGCTCTTATCTCTCGATCTATCTGCTAAATTTCCG GCTCGAGAGTGCAGACATCATTTTTCAGGAAGTTACCAAATTCAAGCATCTAAAAGCTCTGTGGCTGAACAATAATCCAGTCGTAGAGAAGTG TGATGGCTGTCTAGCAGATAAAATTCTTCGGGCTTGTCCTGGGCTTGAAATCCTTAATTCATCCTTTACCCGTAATTTTGGGGAGTGGGCGTTGGGATTTTGTGCAGAAATCTATGGGAAGGATAACCCAGGCCAGCACTGTGGAAGTGACCATAAGTTGCATGAAGTGGCATCTCTTGATATTTCTCACAGAGGCATTCACAATCTTGCTAATAAG GCATTTTCACCTGCTGCGATTCCATCTCTTTCGCATTTGAATCTTCGGGGGAATTCACTTCGAGAGAATTCAGCTAGTGAGTTGTTGGAAGTCCTGAAGCAGTTTCCTTCATTAAATGCTCTTGAG GTGGATATTCCTGGACCTCTCAGTGAAAGTGCAATGGTGATTCTGGAATCACTCCCGAATCTTTCCTTCCTTAATGGTGTTTCTACAAACAAAATACTAGAAGCCGGGAAGCATGTGATTGACTCTATCCTTGAACCACGTCTTCCGGAATGGAAACCAGGAGAGCCCCTCACAGATCGGGTCATCAATGCAATGTGGCAATATTTAATGACTTACAGACTTGCAAATGAGGAAAAGATCGATGAGACTCCTGCATG GTATGTGATGGATGAATTGGGCTCTGCTTTAAGGCACAGCGATGAGCCAAATTTCATGGTGGCCCCATTTCTCTACATGCCAGAGGGAAACCTAGCATCAGCTGTGAG CTATTCTCTCTTATGGCCAATCCAGAATGTTCAGCAAGGTGATGAGTGCACCCGCGATTATCTTTATGGGATTGGAGAGGACAAACAGCGATCCGCCAGACTTACTGCTTGGTTTCATACACCTGAAAATTACTTTATTAAA GAATACGAGAAACACAGTAAGGAATTGGAATCCAGAAGTTTTACTCCCCCATCTGTGATGTCTTCAGCAACTAAAAGCCTGCTTGAAGGTGACAGAGGTCCTTTACGCGTGTACACTGACATACCTCAAGTTGAAGAATTTCTTAAACGGCCTGAGTTCATCCTCA CCTCTGAACCAAAGGACGCAGATATCATCTGGACGGGTATGCAGGTCGATGAGGATGCAAAGAAAGCCACTGGAATAACAGATGATCAAATCATTAATCAGTTCCCTTATGAGGCTTGTGTTGTGATGAAACATCATTTGGCTGAGACAGTTCAAAAG GCATATGGATCTCCTGACTGGCTACAGCCAACTTATAACTTGGAAGTGCAGTTGTCTCAACTTATTGGCGACTACTACATACGTAAAAGAGATGGGCTTGACAATCTTTGGATTTTAAAGCCCTGGAACATGGCACGGACTATTGACACTACTGTCACTGATAACATATCAGCCATAATCCGTCTCGTGGAAACTGGTCCAAAAATATGTCAGAAGTACATCGAGCATCCTGCTTTGTTCCAAGGGAAAAAGTTTGATCTCCGCTATATAGTACTTGTCCGCAGTGTGAACCCCTTGGAGATATTCCTTTCCGATGTATTCTGG GTAAGGTTGGCAAACAACCCATACTCTTTGGCGAAGAACAGCTTTTTTGAGTATGAAACTCACTTCACAGTAATG AATTATCGCGGAAGAATCAATCACAAAAACACGCCTGATTTTGTAAGGGAGTTTGAAGAGGAACATAAAG TCAAGTGGTTGGACGTGCACGAGAGGGTAAGAAAGATGATCAGGTCGGTATTTGAGGCGGCTGCATTTGTGCATCCGGAGATGCATAGTCCAATGTCTAGGGCCATATATGGGGTGGATGTCATGCTTGATAGCTCTTTCAAACCCAAGTTGTTAGAG GTGACCTACTGTCCTGACTGTACAAGAGCATGCAAGTATGATATGGTATCTGTCtttaaaggtgaagaaatgagAGGTTCCGACTTCTTCAATGATGTCTTTGGTTGTCTTTTCTTAAGTGAAACCACTCACGTTAGTCCATTGTGA